CCATGGCCACGCTCGGCCCCATGGGCATGATCTTCGTGCCCAGCGTCGGCGGAATCAGCCATTCGCCCAGGGAGTACTCCACTCCCGAAGCGGTGGTGAACGGCGCCAACGTACTGCTCGGCGCCTTGCTGGCCGCCGATCGGGAACTGCCCTGAGCATCGAGCCGACGGACTCGTCCGCCGGCCGGTTTCGCGTTGCCCATTTCCTTTCCACCCCAGCCAACCCCGCCATGCGCCTCGTCGCCATCACCCGTGCTGCGCTCGTCCCTCTCGCCGCGTTCGCCGTCGTCGCCTGCCGCAGTGCGCAGTCTGCCCCCGCCGCGGCCGCGCCGTCGCCGGCTGCCGCCCCCGCCCCCGCTGCCGCCGCGGTGGCCATGCCGGCCGGACGGATGCTCCCGCCGGGCGTCACCGCGGCGATGGTCGCCGCCGGCGATTCGATGTTCAGCGCGCCCAAGAGCTGCAACGGCTGCCACGGCATGGGCGGCGTGAATGGACGCAACGGCCCCAACCTCACCACCGGGGACTTCGACCAC
The sequence above is a segment of the Gemmatimonadaceae bacterium genome. Coding sequences within it:
- a CDS encoding c-type cytochrome, whose translation is MRLVAITRAALVPLAAFAVVACRSAQSAPAAAAPSPAAAPAPAAAAVAMPAGRMLPPGVTAAMVAAGDSMFSAPKSCNGCHGMGGVNGRNGPNLTTGDFDHIDGSYESIVHIVTVGITKKELQHPEEHRFPMRPRGGHDLTDDQIRDIAAYVWTLSNH